In Halorubellus sp. JP-L1, one DNA window encodes the following:
- a CDS encoding mechanosensitive ion channel family protein has translation MTTGWQTGNETATDGGSTGNAIADWVGVELPWWFPPEALGWALAVVVLVLSWSVSKLAVRLAGRTIARRIKRPSVTRTVLRLVQLVVVLLGVAVAAGLVGFRAGDILLSVTVFSAVLGIVLAPIVGSIINGFFVLADQPYEIGDMIELADRGQTGFVEDITIRYTKIFTLDNTFIVISNDSIRDRDVINYSAEDERTRLELTVVVTYEGDLDEARDLMESSARAVDEVITGGPDIRIGSARYPAAPTCYIDEFGDHGVHLTLRYWAKQPYKLLTLRSKVQTNVWSALSDADVEIAYPHSHVVFDDTSGELNVSQRDEPAAGQFPREEFPPGEEP, from the coding sequence GTGACTACGGGCTGGCAGACCGGGAACGAGACGGCGACGGACGGCGGGTCGACGGGCAACGCGATCGCCGACTGGGTAGGCGTGGAGCTTCCGTGGTGGTTCCCGCCGGAGGCGCTCGGCTGGGCGCTCGCGGTCGTCGTCCTCGTGCTCTCGTGGTCCGTCTCGAAGCTCGCGGTACGGCTCGCGGGCCGGACGATCGCACGCCGAATCAAGCGCCCGAGCGTCACGCGAACCGTCCTGCGGCTCGTCCAGCTCGTGGTGGTGTTACTCGGCGTCGCGGTCGCGGCGGGCCTCGTCGGGTTCCGCGCGGGCGACATCCTCCTGTCGGTGACGGTGTTCTCGGCGGTGCTCGGTATCGTGCTCGCACCCATCGTCGGGAGCATCATCAACGGGTTCTTCGTGCTCGCCGACCAGCCGTACGAGATCGGCGACATGATCGAGCTCGCGGACCGCGGCCAGACGGGGTTCGTCGAGGACATCACCATCCGGTACACGAAGATCTTCACGCTCGACAACACGTTCATCGTCATCTCGAACGATTCGATCCGCGACCGCGACGTCATCAACTACTCCGCGGAGGACGAGCGGACGCGACTGGAGTTGACCGTCGTCGTGACCTACGAGGGCGACCTCGACGAGGCGCGAGATCTGATGGAGTCCTCGGCACGCGCGGTCGACGAGGTCATCACGGGCGGCCCGGACATCCGTATCGGGAGTGCGCGCTATCCGGCCGCGCCGACGTGCTACATCGACGAGTTCGGCGATCACGGCGTCCACCTGACGCTACGCTACTGGGCGAAGCAGCCGTACAAGCTCCTGACGCTCCGGTCGAAGGTCCAGACGAACGTGTGGTCGGCGCTCTCCGACGCGGACGTCGAGATCGCGTACCCGCACAGTCACGTCGTGTTCGACGACACCAGCGGCGAACTGAACGTCTCGCAACGCGACGAGCCGGCCGCCGGCCAGTTCCCTCGGGAGGAGTTCCCGCCCGGCGAGGAACCCTGA
- a CDS encoding universal stress protein has protein sequence MTRVLVPVRYPLSNHSKRTLSAAVDLAAERDAALTVLHVNLYQDGGSVTRSDLKAAAERAVDVDVDTRYVVRKGFLVEETILDEAAAEAADVVVIGTKQAGRWRRMLRRLFDDPDVDAYLREHLDCEVVTVSHADA, from the coding sequence ATGACGCGCGTCCTCGTGCCGGTCCGGTATCCCCTCTCGAATCACTCGAAGCGGACGCTCTCGGCAGCGGTCGACCTCGCCGCGGAGCGCGACGCGGCACTCACCGTCCTCCACGTCAACCTCTACCAGGACGGTGGGAGCGTGACGCGGTCGGACCTGAAGGCTGCGGCGGAGCGTGCGGTCGACGTGGACGTCGACACGCGCTACGTCGTCCGGAAGGGGTTCCTCGTGGAGGAGACCATCCTCGACGAGGCGGCTGCGGAGGCAGCAGACGTCGTGGTCATCGGCACGAAGCAGGCTGGACGCTGGCGGCGGATGCTCCGACGACTGTTCGACGACCCGGACGTTGACGCGTACCTCCGCGAGCACCTCGACTGCGAGGTCGTCACAGTCTCGCACGCGGACGCCTGA
- a CDS encoding proteasome assembly chaperone family protein — MTTDDTEAFSVCDEGADVNHVVAGFATFGLAGLTAVDYLRERLDLEPCGYVTTDALPAITPFENGRPHHHTRILSRPDLDVAVLHGGLFVPPNAANDFSRAILDWTGRKDVDEVAVLSGVPVAHGPDDHRTFHVATTDYHEARLADLDPAVPPMANGYLDGVNASLVERGMRTDLAVGVFVTPVHDRVPDADAAIRLVDTITSVYDLDVDTSALEEFAADVEAYYARLHERLEELPEEDRVEDRMFM; from the coding sequence ATGACGACCGACGACACCGAGGCGTTCTCGGTCTGCGACGAGGGAGCGGACGTGAACCACGTCGTCGCGGGCTTCGCGACGTTCGGGCTCGCCGGCCTCACGGCCGTGGACTACCTCCGGGAGCGACTCGACCTGGAACCGTGCGGGTACGTCACGACCGACGCACTCCCCGCGATCACGCCGTTCGAGAACGGGCGGCCGCATCACCACACGCGCATCCTCTCCCGGCCGGACCTGGACGTCGCCGTCCTCCACGGCGGTCTGTTCGTCCCGCCGAACGCCGCGAACGACTTCTCGCGAGCGATCCTCGACTGGACCGGCCGCAAGGACGTCGACGAGGTCGCCGTCCTCAGCGGCGTTCCGGTCGCGCACGGCCCCGACGACCATCGGACGTTCCACGTCGCGACCACGGACTACCACGAGGCGCGTCTCGCGGACCTCGACCCGGCGGTCCCGCCGATGGCGAACGGCTACCTCGACGGCGTGAACGCCTCGCTCGTCGAGCGCGGCATGCGGACCGACCTCGCCGTCGGCGTGTTCGTCACGCCAGTCCACGACCGCGTCCCCGACGCCGACGCCGCCATCCGGCTCGTCGACACCATCACGTCCGTCTACGACCTCGACGTCGACACGAGCGCGCTCGAGGAGTTCGCGGCGGACGTCGAAGCGTACTACGCGCGACTCCACGAGCGCCTCGAGGAACTCCCCGAGGAGGACCGCGTCGAGGACCGGATGTTCATGTAG
- a CDS encoding DUF5816 domain-containing protein, with protein MESRETDDGETVYVSTEEGDRGSKAPFMVAYRTADAEEKYGWFCANCSTFDNAMDSMGRIQCNECGNFRKPTEWDAAHE; from the coding sequence CTGGAGTCGAGGGAGACCGACGACGGCGAGACGGTGTACGTCTCGACCGAGGAGGGCGACCGCGGGTCGAAGGCGCCGTTCATGGTCGCGTACCGGACTGCCGACGCGGAGGAGAAGTACGGCTGGTTCTGTGCGAACTGCTCGACGTTCGACAACGCGATGGACTCGATGGGTCGCATCCAGTGCAACGAGTGCGGGAACTTCCGGAAGCCGACTGAGTGGGACGCCGCCCACGAGTGA
- a CDS encoding class II aldolase/adducin family protein, which translates to MTTRRDLVRASRALSQTGILDAFGHVSARDGDQVVLPPAVPPARADREDLLQMDVAGRIVRGDGRPHDEHPLHRRIYAARDDVGAVVHHHAPAVLPFVSAGIDLRPVSRLGTPFRDPVPVFDDFDADDGHLVTTDAEADRLADALGDGLAVLLAGNGAVVVGETVREATVFSWYMAANAEVQYRAAHLGEPQPAGDETALAETAANFTSAIAVDRVWSYLTGE; encoded by the coding sequence GTGACCACCCGACGCGACCTCGTTCGCGCCAGTCGCGCCCTCTCACAGACCGGGATTCTGGACGCGTTCGGACACGTCTCTGCACGCGACGGCGACCAGGTCGTACTCCCGCCGGCGGTCCCCCCGGCGCGCGCAGACCGCGAGGATCTCCTCCAAATGGACGTCGCGGGTCGCATCGTCCGCGGCGACGGTCGCCCGCACGACGAACATCCCCTCCACCGCCGAATCTACGCGGCCCGGGACGACGTCGGCGCGGTCGTCCACCACCACGCCCCCGCCGTCCTGCCGTTCGTCAGCGCCGGCATCGACCTCCGACCAGTGAGTCGCCTCGGAACGCCGTTCCGAGACCCCGTCCCCGTCTTCGACGACTTCGACGCGGACGACGGCCACCTCGTCACGACCGACGCGGAGGCCGACCGGCTCGCTGACGCGCTCGGCGACGGCCTCGCGGTCCTCCTGGCGGGCAACGGCGCTGTCGTCGTCGGCGAAACCGTCCGCGAAGCCACCGTCTTCTCGTGGTACATGGCCGCGAACGCCGAGGTCCAGTACCGCGCCGCACACCTCGGCGAGCCCCAGCCGGCTGGCGACGAGACGGCGCTCGCCGAGACCGCGGCGAACTTCACGAGCGCCATCGCCGTCGACCGCGTCTGGTCGTACCTCACCGGCGAATAG
- a CDS encoding dehydratase, whose protein sequence is MSSRPTEGETRTYERTFTKGDVEAFADVFRDTQPRHTEPDADGRLLVHGLLTATLPTKIGGDLRVLAESMTFEFRHPVYTGEPVTCTWTFSTVEARPERFDVSVEVRCENDAGDIVLSGVLDGRIAKST, encoded by the coding sequence ATGTCGTCCAGACCGACGGAAGGCGAGACGCGGACGTACGAGCGCACGTTCACGAAGGGGGACGTCGAGGCGTTCGCGGACGTCTTCAGGGACACCCAACCGCGGCACACGGAACCGGACGCGGACGGTCGACTGCTCGTACACGGGTTGTTGACGGCGACGCTCCCGACGAAGATCGGGGGCGACCTCCGCGTGCTCGCCGAATCGATGACGTTCGAGTTCCGCCACCCGGTCTACACGGGCGAGCCGGTGACGTGCACGTGGACGTTCTCGACCGTCGAGGCACGACCGGAGCGGTTCGACGTCTCAGTCGAGGTCCGCTGCGAGAACGACGCTGGCGACATCGTGCTGTCGGGCGTCCTCGATGGCCGAATAGCGAAGTCGACGTGA
- a CDS encoding DUF5793 family protein, with product MRRDYFTLAVSNVDWVDDGGEPSKPTVSIDFEGPVATLEERLTRPDGEPLDAGETDVAFRYQDEAGADDASGVVSVTNRLTGDFIIELNEEAGDVLKFIKAARRYGEQAGDDGEYCVDIELDGEAFVSYDKSTFLVYDNDGNLLRNHSLIPSGVEL from the coding sequence ATGAGGCGCGACTACTTCACGTTGGCTGTGAGCAACGTCGACTGGGTCGATGACGGCGGCGAGCCCTCGAAACCGACGGTATCGATCGACTTCGAGGGGCCGGTAGCGACGCTCGAGGAGCGCCTCACACGACCGGACGGCGAACCGCTCGACGCGGGCGAGACGGACGTGGCGTTCCGGTACCAGGACGAGGCCGGTGCCGACGACGCGAGCGGCGTCGTGAGCGTCACGAACCGCCTCACGGGCGACTTCATCATCGAACTGAACGAGGAGGCAGGAGACGTCCTGAAGTTCATCAAGGCCGCGCGCCGGTACGGCGAGCAAGCGGGCGACGACGGCGAGTACTGCGTGGACATCGAACTCGACGGGGAAGCGTTCGTCTCCTACGACAAGTCGACGTTCCTCGTGTACGACAACGACGGGAACCTCCTCCGGAACCACTCGCTCATCCCGAGCGGCGTGGAGCTCTGA
- a CDS encoding bifunctional UDP-sugar hydrolase/5'-nucleotidase: MPARLLHYSDVENAFDDPERIGRLAGLLTDLDGDDAVVVGSGDNTAPGVLSLVTEGRHSLPFFEAVGAEFDTFGNHDFDYGPDATRALVADSPQTWLTANVHETDCTAYDGATDGGDAPAGTADAPYFAAEHTEPWVVRDVDGVRVGFFGVTTPATNSINPNATDVGFADPISAGVRAAEACRDAGAEYVVAVSHLGTDDDDLAVAADVDVVLGGHVHSEVVERVNGAVLLRPGVNGHVAYEVELAELGDDGDGKRVDVTRHVAADAPVHEGVAEAMRDQMRAADLDEVVAHVADPIERSHTAAFRGESRIGNFVADAYRWATGADVGLQNSGGVREGDPLEGEVTIADVMSVVPFQEPVATAELTGAELRETVRQASGANLAFGEPDWWHAHLSGASVVWDRERDEIVALRVDGEPVDDDATYTLATTDYLFHTDHEFPALDADHRLDVGDVQYEVLAAYARENGLDPRLEGRVAWSD, translated from the coding sequence ATGCCTGCGCGTCTCCTCCACTACTCCGACGTCGAGAACGCCTTCGACGACCCCGAGCGAATCGGTCGTCTCGCCGGCCTTCTGACCGACCTCGACGGCGACGACGCCGTCGTCGTCGGGAGCGGCGACAACACCGCGCCCGGCGTCCTGTCGCTCGTCACCGAGGGCCGACACTCGCTCCCGTTCTTCGAGGCCGTCGGCGCCGAGTTCGACACGTTCGGGAACCACGACTTCGATTACGGCCCGGACGCCACGCGAGCGCTCGTCGCGGACAGCCCGCAGACGTGGCTGACCGCGAACGTCCACGAAACCGACTGCACCGCGTACGACGGAGCGACCGACGGTGGGGACGCACCTGCCGGGACCGCGGACGCGCCGTACTTCGCGGCCGAGCACACCGAACCGTGGGTGGTCCGCGACGTCGACGGCGTCCGCGTCGGGTTCTTCGGGGTGACGACGCCGGCGACGAACTCCATCAACCCGAACGCGACCGACGTCGGGTTCGCGGACCCGATATCGGCGGGCGTCCGGGCCGCCGAGGCCTGCCGTGACGCGGGCGCGGAGTACGTCGTCGCGGTCTCGCACCTGGGCACGGACGACGACGACCTGGCGGTCGCGGCGGACGTGGACGTCGTCCTCGGCGGGCACGTCCACAGCGAGGTCGTCGAGCGCGTGAACGGCGCGGTCCTCCTCCGCCCCGGCGTGAACGGTCACGTCGCGTACGAGGTCGAACTCGCCGAACTCGGCGACGACGGCGACGGCAAGCGCGTGGACGTCACGCGGCACGTCGCCGCTGACGCGCCCGTCCACGAAGGCGTCGCGGAGGCGATGCGCGACCAGATGAGGGCGGCGGACCTCGACGAGGTCGTCGCGCACGTCGCGGACCCGATCGAGCGCTCGCACACGGCGGCGTTCCGCGGCGAGAGCCGGATCGGGAACTTCGTCGCGGACGCGTACCGGTGGGCTACCGGCGCGGACGTCGGCCTCCAGAACTCCGGCGGCGTCCGCGAAGGCGACCCGCTCGAGGGCGAGGTGACGATCGCGGACGTGATGAGCGTCGTCCCGTTCCAGGAACCCGTCGCGACCGCGGAGCTCACGGGCGCGGAACTGCGCGAGACCGTCCGGCAGGCCAGCGGCGCGAACCTCGCGTTCGGCGAACCGGACTGGTGGCACGCGCACCTCTCGGGCGCGAGCGTCGTCTGGGACCGCGAGCGCGACGAGATCGTCGCGCTCCGCGTCGACGGCGAGCCCGTCGACGACGACGCCACGTACACGCTCGCCACGACCGACTACCTCTTCCACACCGACCACGAGTTCCCCGCGCTCGACGCCGACCACCGTCTCGACGTCGGCGACGTCCAGTACGAAGTTCTCGCCGCGTACGCCCGCGAGAACGGACTCGACCCGCGACTGGAAGGGCGGGTCGCATGGTCGGACTGA
- a CDS encoding type II/IV secretion system ATPase subunit encodes MSGHPHERRDDAPSHERIESDASKEPETRLASLKRRVVRTVQMLRGTTIDHARYDPGEHGRLVNFDGLDGYEELERYWVNPPFAFVSVNHDVDANEHLYYVVEPELTEYEHALLETLFEDVRDPLVYRRDIDEADTEAVLDEALHEHLERYGAEVDMTSYYKLYYYLWRAFRGYGKLDPVMHDPHVEDISCDGYDLPLFVYHDEYTDIETNVKFDQESLDNFVVRLAQHSGRHISIGDPMVETTLPDGSRAELALGEEVTPRGSAFTIRKYADEPFTPIDLLDYGTFNIDQMAYLWLAIEHNKSLIFAGGTASGKTTSMNAISMFIPPRSKVLSIEDTRELSLYHDNWLSSITRERLHEGTDVTMYDLLRSALRHRPEYIIVGEVRGEEAITLFQAMNTGHTTYSTMHADSVRTVINRLENEPINVPRSMVQSLDVLCVQTLTRMDDERVRRNKTIAEIEGIDQRTGELDYSTAFSWSANDDQFSSSGSGLLDEIRADRGWSQEELLTELRNRRRFLEYLWERDITDYRRFTALINDYYADPERALARIEDVVDTDSRDGEDDGLDVSLAEGD; translated from the coding sequence ATGTCTGGACATCCACACGAACGTCGCGACGACGCCCCCTCCCACGAGCGGATCGAATCCGACGCCTCGAAGGAGCCGGAGACGCGCCTTGCGTCCCTGAAGCGCCGCGTCGTCCGGACCGTCCAGATGCTCCGCGGCACCACCATCGACCACGCCCGCTACGACCCCGGCGAGCACGGGCGGCTCGTGAACTTCGACGGCCTCGACGGCTACGAGGAGCTCGAACGGTACTGGGTGAACCCGCCGTTCGCGTTCGTCTCCGTCAACCACGACGTCGACGCGAACGAGCACCTCTACTACGTCGTCGAACCCGAGCTCACCGAGTACGAGCACGCGCTCCTCGAGACGCTGTTCGAGGACGTCCGCGACCCGCTCGTCTACCGTCGCGACATCGACGAGGCCGACACCGAGGCGGTGCTCGACGAGGCGCTCCACGAGCACCTCGAACGGTACGGCGCCGAGGTCGACATGACGAGCTACTACAAGCTCTACTACTACCTGTGGCGTGCGTTCCGCGGGTACGGGAAGCTCGACCCCGTGATGCACGACCCGCACGTCGAGGACATCTCCTGCGACGGCTACGACCTCCCGCTGTTCGTCTACCACGACGAGTACACGGACATCGAGACGAACGTGAAGTTCGACCAGGAGAGCCTCGACAACTTCGTCGTCCGACTCGCTCAGCACTCCGGGCGGCACATCTCCATCGGCGACCCGATGGTCGAGACGACGCTGCCCGACGGCTCCCGTGCCGAACTCGCACTCGGCGAAGAAGTGACGCCGAGAGGGTCGGCGTTCACGATCCGGAAGTACGCGGACGAGCCGTTCACGCCCATCGACCTGCTGGACTACGGGACGTTCAACATCGACCAGATGGCGTACCTCTGGCTCGCGATCGAGCACAACAAGAGCCTCATCTTCGCCGGCGGGACGGCGTCGGGGAAGACCACCTCGATGAACGCCATCTCGATGTTCATCCCGCCGCGCTCGAAGGTCCTGAGCATCGAGGACACCCGCGAGCTTTCGCTGTACCACGACAACTGGCTGTCGAGCATCACGCGCGAGCGCCTCCACGAGGGGACGGACGTGACGATGTACGACCTCCTGCGGAGCGCGCTCCGGCATCGCCCGGAGTACATCATCGTCGGCGAGGTCCGCGGGGAGGAGGCTATCACGCTCTTCCAGGCGATGAACACCGGGCACACGACGTACTCGACGATGCACGCCGACAGCGTCAGGACCGTCATCAACCGGCTCGAGAACGAACCGATCAACGTCCCGCGGTCGATGGTCCAGAGCCTCGACGTCCTCTGCGTGCAGACGCTCACGCGGATGGACGACGAGCGCGTCCGCCGGAACAAGACGATCGCGGAGATCGAGGGCATCGACCAGCGGACGGGCGAACTCGACTACTCGACCGCGTTCAGTTGGTCGGCCAACGACGACCAGTTCTCCTCGTCAGGTAGCGGGCTCCTCGACGAGATCCGCGCGGACCGCGGCTGGAGCCAGGAGGAACTGCTCACCGAACTCCGGAACCGTCGGCGGTTCCTGGAGTACCTCTGGGAGCGCGACATCACGGACTACCGGCGGTTCACGGCGCTCATCAACGATTACTACGCGGACCCCGAGCGCGCGCTCGCCCGCATCGAGGACGTCGTCGATACCGACTCCCGGGATGGAGAGGACGACGGACTGGACGTCTCGCTCGCAGAGGGCGACTGA
- a CDS encoding NUDIX hydrolase, whose translation MTGFEGYAGASDPRESHGDLLEESKFEAHDAETYREYADMEAFRSGWVATGVVLDDAGRVLLAYDADDDVWLLPGGTLERDESLVDGLVREVCEETGVAVDPVRPHAVSEYRIENAAVDDEWTGFRVAFLEATATDATVGDDLGVDDEHITRADWFLDLPDVLFNDAFTRRLVDYVREE comes from the coding sequence ATGACCGGGTTCGAGGGGTACGCGGGAGCGTCGGACCCGCGAGAGAGTCACGGGGACCTCCTCGAGGAGTCGAAGTTCGAGGCACACGACGCGGAGACGTACCGCGAGTACGCCGACATGGAGGCGTTCCGCTCGGGATGGGTGGCGACGGGCGTCGTCCTGGACGACGCGGGCCGCGTCCTGCTGGCGTACGACGCCGACGACGACGTGTGGCTGCTCCCCGGCGGCACGCTCGAGCGCGACGAGTCGCTCGTCGACGGACTCGTCCGCGAGGTCTGCGAAGAGACTGGCGTCGCCGTCGACCCCGTCCGACCGCACGCCGTCAGCGAGTACCGCATCGAGAACGCCGCAGTCGACGACGAGTGGACTGGCTTTCGCGTCGCGTTCCTCGAAGCGACCGCGACCGACGCGACCGTCGGCGACGACCTCGGCGTCGACGACGAGCACATCACGCGCGCCGACTGGTTCCTCGACCTCCCCGACGTCCTGTTCAACGACGCGTTCACGCGACGACTCGTCGACTACGTCCGCGAGGAGTAG
- a CDS encoding NAD(P)/FAD-dependent oxidoreductase produces the protein MKRVDVAVVGGGPAGTSAVWEAARNGADALLLEKGVPRADREGLGPDSTDAAGMLDYWIDIMGIDPDDLPDGVVLQELDCVEFIGPSETATMYATGIESSYDRFGYTFQRARMDDFLREQAEEAGATYDVGVSVRGVDTDLDAEYRHTVHLADGEDVEAKYVVLADGPQRQVSMGVLDSFLPEHRAASDVMSPPTANHIAYQEHREFPEGAFEDDRLKFWWGWMPGETAYPWVFPNDGNVARVGLTMPIGMTLDDVENPSAYRLLDPEDDSLPRAGEYVTRLLERVYGDEYDIEEEFPRVEDRGKSGGTETYPISSTRPIDSPVEAGIAVAGGAMGTTSAFHEGGYHVAVRSGKIAGELAATDALERYNDEWKRAIGTELIRNVAFADLVGEYEPDDWDRTFSVASRMLGDGSDGSLLARRLTAGPGALKLLAKYKWRKRSLKKDGYVQITEDEYVI, from the coding sequence ATGAAGCGTGTCGACGTCGCCGTCGTCGGTGGGGGCCCCGCGGGCACGAGTGCGGTCTGGGAGGCCGCGCGGAACGGTGCCGACGCCCTGCTCCTCGAGAAGGGCGTGCCGCGTGCCGACCGCGAGGGCCTCGGGCCGGATTCGACGGACGCAGCGGGGATGCTCGACTACTGGATAGACATCATGGGGATCGACCCCGACGACCTGCCCGACGGCGTCGTCCTCCAGGAACTGGACTGCGTGGAGTTCATCGGGCCGTCGGAGACGGCGACGATGTACGCGACCGGGATCGAGTCCTCCTACGACAGGTTCGGGTACACGTTCCAGCGCGCCCGCATGGACGACTTCCTCCGCGAGCAAGCCGAGGAAGCGGGAGCGACGTACGACGTTGGCGTCTCCGTGCGTGGCGTCGACACCGATCTGGACGCCGAGTACCGCCACACCGTCCACCTGGCGGACGGCGAGGACGTCGAGGCGAAGTACGTCGTGCTCGCGGACGGCCCGCAGCGCCAGGTGTCGATGGGCGTCCTCGATTCGTTCCTCCCCGAGCACCGCGCGGCAAGCGACGTGATGTCGCCGCCGACGGCGAACCACATCGCGTACCAGGAGCACCGCGAGTTCCCCGAGGGCGCGTTCGAGGACGACCGACTCAAGTTCTGGTGGGGGTGGATGCCGGGCGAGACCGCGTACCCGTGGGTGTTCCCGAACGACGGAAACGTCGCGCGCGTCGGGTTGACGATGCCGATCGGGATGACGCTCGACGACGTCGAGAACCCGAGCGCGTACCGACTGCTCGACCCCGAGGACGACAGCCTCCCGAGAGCGGGCGAGTACGTCACCCGACTCCTCGAGCGCGTGTACGGCGACGAGTACGATATCGAGGAGGAGTTCCCCCGAGTCGAGGACCGCGGGAAGTCCGGGGGGACGGAGACGTACCCGATCTCGTCGACGCGCCCGATCGACTCGCCGGTCGAGGCCGGCATCGCGGTCGCGGGCGGCGCGATGGGGACGACGAGCGCGTTCCACGAGGGCGGCTATCACGTCGCGGTGCGCTCGGGGAAGATCGCGGGCGAGCTCGCGGCGACGGACGCCCTGGAGCGGTACAACGACGAGTGGAAGCGCGCGATCGGGACGGAGCTCATCCGGAACGTCGCGTTCGCGGACCTCGTCGGGGAGTACGAGCCCGACGACTGGGATCGGACGTTCAGCGTGGCGAGCCGGATGCTCGGCGACGGCTCGGACGGGAGCCTCCTCGCGCGGCGCCTGACGGCGGGCCCGGGCGCGCTGAAGTTGCTCGCGAAGTACAAGTGGCGCAAGCGCTCGCTGAAGAAGGACGGCTACGTCCAGATCACCGAAGACGAGTACGTGATCTGA
- a CDS encoding NAD(P)/FAD-dependent oxidoreductase — protein sequence MTQGGDSGDPFEAFAKEVGAESVERDRQRSVVVVGGAMAGLAAAYAFSRLEWDVTLYERQRFDEKRVNCGEAMTDVTRIPLAKTPENGFANDTPAFEVQVFTGDETDRSLAGSGRFPASRAYVTDRGLVERAWAKRLRDDGVDVRDGTGVTKAQFREFEGTADLVVDATGQPSMASKVEGRTSEYAGAMTALNADVEGDFADVYPDSRIVFENYLGYSWVFPKSESRANVGIGWAQDRQPDDYMAAFEAACERNDWPVPTREQANVYTIPRGPSLEPSRAWLPERNVVRVGDAAGIANRFTGKGISQAIESAYLAAVHAATDSLASYHEALYSRLRDEYRLAYVVRGALEDGRPDILSGVMQAVSGIDVEDVDRSPRKAFARLARHPLLVARMLGSRPMLGRAYRAWTDDWEYRHLDGAQ from the coding sequence ATGACGCAGGGAGGCGACTCGGGGGACCCGTTCGAGGCGTTCGCGAAGGAGGTTGGTGCGGAGTCAGTCGAGCGCGACCGGCAGCGGTCCGTAGTCGTCGTCGGGGGCGCGATGGCGGGGCTCGCGGCGGCGTACGCGTTCTCGCGCCTGGAGTGGGACGTGACGCTCTACGAGCGCCAGCGGTTCGACGAGAAGCGCGTGAACTGCGGGGAGGCGATGACGGACGTGACGCGCATTCCGCTCGCGAAGACGCCCGAGAACGGGTTCGCGAACGACACGCCGGCGTTCGAGGTGCAGGTGTTCACGGGCGATGAGACGGATCGGTCGCTCGCGGGGTCGGGGCGGTTTCCGGCGTCGCGAGCGTACGTCACGGACCGCGGACTCGTCGAGCGAGCGTGGGCGAAGCGACTCCGGGACGACGGCGTCGACGTCCGCGACGGGACTGGCGTGACGAAGGCGCAGTTCCGCGAGTTCGAGGGGACAGCGGACCTCGTGGTGGACGCGACCGGCCAACCCTCGATGGCGAGCAAGGTAGAGGGGCGGACGAGCGAGTACGCCGGTGCGATGACGGCGTTGAACGCGGACGTCGAGGGCGACTTCGCCGACGTCTACCCGGATTCGCGCATCGTCTTCGAGAACTACCTCGGGTACTCGTGGGTGTTCCCCAAGTCCGAGTCGCGTGCGAACGTCGGGATCGGGTGGGCGCAGGATCGACAGCCCGACGACTACATGGCGGCGTTCGAGGCGGCGTGCGAGCGCAACGACTGGCCGGTGCCGACGCGCGAGCAGGCGAACGTCTACACGATCCCGCGCGGCCCGTCGCTCGAACCGTCGCGGGCGTGGTTGCCCGAGCGGAACGTCGTTCGCGTCGGCGACGCGGCAGGGATCGCGAACCGATTCACGGGGAAGGGGATCTCGCAGGCGATCGAGTCCGCGTACCTCGCGGCCGTGCACGCGGCGACGGACTCGCTCGCCTCGTACCACGAGGCCCTCTATTCGCGGCTCCGCGACGAGTACCGGCTCGCGTACGTCGTCCGTGGCGCGCTCGAGGACGGCCGACCGGACATCCTCTCCGGCGTCATGCAGGCGGTCTCGGGCATCGACGTGGAGGACGTCGACCGGAGCCCGCGGAAGGCGTTCGCGCGCCTCGCGCGCCACCCGCTCCTGGTCGCACGGATGCTCGGGAGCAGGCCGATGCTCGGGCGAGCGTACCGCGCGTGGACGGACGACTGGGAGTACCGACACCTCGACGGAGCCCAGTGA